The following are encoded together in the Takifugu flavidus isolate HTHZ2018 chromosome 22, ASM371156v2, whole genome shotgun sequence genome:
- the LOC130519553 gene encoding sodium- and chloride-dependent GABA transporter 2-like isoform X2, with protein sequence MTGDAARGFTNGAKQTKDLAANSDDKIEERGQWGNKMEFLLSVAGSIIGLGNMWRFPYLCYKNGGGAFLIPYMIFLFTCGIPVFFLEVALGQYTSEGGITCWRKISPLFEGLGYGTQVIVTLLNFYYIIVLAWGIFYLSFSFSWDLAWSSCNNTWNTENCVEFLKANTSLNHTTNPNATSPVIEFWERRVLRISSGIDHMGSLNWDLALCLLIAWVMCYFCIWKGTKSTGKVVYFTATFPYLMLIVLLIRGLTLPGAGIGIQFYLYPDLGRLSDPQVWMDAGTQIFFSYAICLGSLTALGSYNRYNNNCYRDCLSLCLLNSGTSFVSGFAIFSILGFMAYEQNVPISEVAESGPGLAFIAYPRAVSMMPFSTLWAALFFIMIVFLGLDSQFVCVESLVTAIVDMHPTLFRRKHRRELFLLGVSLFSFFMGLIMLTEGGMYVFQLFDYYAASGMCLLFMSIFETVCIAWVYGADRFYDNIEDMIGYRPGPYIKYCWRFFTPATCIGTFAFSLIKYTPLKYNNEYVYPWWGYAIGWLLALSSMVCIPLWMVYKIGTSQGTMKERIQVLIKPSDSLPKTKREQERLLAIFAPEDVANTTNGYHPVPERDSSL encoded by the exons ATGACGG GAGACGCTGCAAGAGGCTTCACCAATGGAGCCAAACAAACCAAGGACCTGGCGGCCAACTCGGACGATAAGATAGAGGAAAGGGGCCAGTGGGGCAACAAGATGGAGTTTCTTCTCTCGGTTGCCGGTTCCATCATTGGGCTGGGCAACATGTGGCGCTTCCCTTACCTCTGCTACAAAAACGGAGGAG GTGCGTTCCTCATCCCGTACATGATCTTCCTGTTCACCTGCGGCATTCCGGTCTTCTTCCTGGAGGTCGCCTTGGGCCAGTACACCAGCGAGGGGGGTATTACCTGCTGGAGAAAGATCAGCCCGTTGTTTGAAG GTCTGGGCTACGGCACCCAGGTGATCGTGACTCTCTTGAACTTCTACTACATCATCGTTCTGGCCTGGGGGATTTTCtacctctccttctccttctcctgggACCTGGCCTGGTCATCCTGCAACAACACATGGAACACAG AAAACTGTGTGGAATTCCTGAAGGCAAACACGTCTCTCAACCACACAACCAACCCAAACGCCACCTCTCCTGTCATTGAGTTCTGGGA GAGACGAGTGCTCAGGATTTCCTCCGGCATCGACCACATGGGTTCCCTGAACTGGGACCTGGCCCTGTGTCTGCTCATCGCATGGGTCATGTGCTACTTCTGCATCTGGAAGGGAACCAAATCCACAGGAAAG GTGGTTTACTTCACTGCCACTTTTCCCTATCTGATGCTCATCGTGCTGCTGATCAGAGGGCTCACCCTGCCCGGAGCCGGGATCGGCATCCAGTTCTACCTTTATCCGGACCTGGGACGTCTTTCCGACCCGCAG GTGTGGATGGATGCCGGCACCCAGATCTTCTTCTCCTATGCCATCTGTTTGGGTTCCCTGACAGCTCTGGGAAGCTACAACAGATACAACAACAACTGCTACAG GGACTGTCTGTCGCTGTGCCTGCTGAACAGCGGCACCAGTTTCGTGTCGGGCTTCGccatcttctccatcctggGCTTCATGGCTTATGAACAGAACGTTCCAATCTCGGAAGTAGCTGAGTCGG GTCCTGGCCTGGCCTTCATCGCTTACCCCCGCGCCGTGAGCATGATGCCTTTCTCCACTCTGTGGGCCGCACTTTTCTTCATCATGATCGTGTTCCTGGGGCTCGACAGCCAG TTCGTGTGCGTTGAGAGCCTCGTGACAGCGATAGTCGACATGCATCCCACTTTGTTCAGACGTAAACACCGCAGGGAGCTCTTCCTCCTCGGGGTCAgcctcttctccttctttatGGGCCTCATCATGCTGACGGAG GGGGGCATGTATGTTTTCCAGCTCTTCGACTACTACGCGGCCAGCGGGATGTGTCTCCTCTTCATGTCCATCTTTGAGACCGTCTGCATCGCCTGGGTCTACG GTGCGGACCGTTTTTATGACAACATTGAGGACATGATTGGTTACCGCCCGGGTCCTTATATCAAGTATTGTTGGAGGTTCTTCACCCCGGCCACGTGCATC GGTACCTTTGCTTTCTCCCTCATTAAATACACCCCCCTGAAGTACAATAATGAGTATGTGTACCCCTGGTGGGGCTACGCCATTGGTTGGCTGCTTGCACTCTCCTCTATGGTCTGCATTCCGCTTTGGATGGTGTACAAGATCGGTACATCCCAAGGGACAATGAAAGAG CGCATCCAGGTGCTAATCAAGCCATCTGACAGCTTACCCAAAACCAAGCGGGAGCAGGAGCGACTACTGGCCATCTTTGCTCCAGAGGATGTCGCCAACACAACCAACGGCTACCACCCCGTCCCCGAGAGAGACTCCAGCTTATGA
- the LOC130519553 gene encoding sodium- and chloride-dependent GABA transporter 2-like isoform X1 encodes MTGDAARGFTNGAKQTKDLAANSDDKIEERGQWGNKMEFLLSVAGSIIGLGNMWRFPYLCYKNGGGAFLIPYMIFLFTCGIPVFFLEVALGQYTSEGGITCWRKISPLFEGLGYGTQVIVTLLNFYYIIVLAWGIFYLSFSFSWDLAWSSCNNTWNTGDSCAQRPSISTAVSEKPDVVFFNPSENCVEFLKANTSLNHTTNPNATSPVIEFWERRVLRISSGIDHMGSLNWDLALCLLIAWVMCYFCIWKGTKSTGKVVYFTATFPYLMLIVLLIRGLTLPGAGIGIQFYLYPDLGRLSDPQVWMDAGTQIFFSYAICLGSLTALGSYNRYNNNCYRDCLSLCLLNSGTSFVSGFAIFSILGFMAYEQNVPISEVAESGPGLAFIAYPRAVSMMPFSTLWAALFFIMIVFLGLDSQFVCVESLVTAIVDMHPTLFRRKHRRELFLLGVSLFSFFMGLIMLTEGGMYVFQLFDYYAASGMCLLFMSIFETVCIAWVYGADRFYDNIEDMIGYRPGPYIKYCWRFFTPATCIGTFAFSLIKYTPLKYNNEYVYPWWGYAIGWLLALSSMVCIPLWMVYKIGTSQGTMKERIQVLIKPSDSLPKTKREQERLLAIFAPEDVANTTNGYHPVPERDSSL; translated from the exons ATGACGG GAGACGCTGCAAGAGGCTTCACCAATGGAGCCAAACAAACCAAGGACCTGGCGGCCAACTCGGACGATAAGATAGAGGAAAGGGGCCAGTGGGGCAACAAGATGGAGTTTCTTCTCTCGGTTGCCGGTTCCATCATTGGGCTGGGCAACATGTGGCGCTTCCCTTACCTCTGCTACAAAAACGGAGGAG GTGCGTTCCTCATCCCGTACATGATCTTCCTGTTCACCTGCGGCATTCCGGTCTTCTTCCTGGAGGTCGCCTTGGGCCAGTACACCAGCGAGGGGGGTATTACCTGCTGGAGAAAGATCAGCCCGTTGTTTGAAG GTCTGGGCTACGGCACCCAGGTGATCGTGACTCTCTTGAACTTCTACTACATCATCGTTCTGGCCTGGGGGATTTTCtacctctccttctccttctcctgggACCTGGCCTGGTCATCCTGCAACAACACATGGAACACAGGTGACAGCTGCGCCCAAAGGCCCAGCATTTCCACCGCTGTGTCTGAGAAGCCTgacgttgttttttttaacccctcaGAAAACTGTGTGGAATTCCTGAAGGCAAACACGTCTCTCAACCACACAACCAACCCAAACGCCACCTCTCCTGTCATTGAGTTCTGGGA GAGACGAGTGCTCAGGATTTCCTCCGGCATCGACCACATGGGTTCCCTGAACTGGGACCTGGCCCTGTGTCTGCTCATCGCATGGGTCATGTGCTACTTCTGCATCTGGAAGGGAACCAAATCCACAGGAAAG GTGGTTTACTTCACTGCCACTTTTCCCTATCTGATGCTCATCGTGCTGCTGATCAGAGGGCTCACCCTGCCCGGAGCCGGGATCGGCATCCAGTTCTACCTTTATCCGGACCTGGGACGTCTTTCCGACCCGCAG GTGTGGATGGATGCCGGCACCCAGATCTTCTTCTCCTATGCCATCTGTTTGGGTTCCCTGACAGCTCTGGGAAGCTACAACAGATACAACAACAACTGCTACAG GGACTGTCTGTCGCTGTGCCTGCTGAACAGCGGCACCAGTTTCGTGTCGGGCTTCGccatcttctccatcctggGCTTCATGGCTTATGAACAGAACGTTCCAATCTCGGAAGTAGCTGAGTCGG GTCCTGGCCTGGCCTTCATCGCTTACCCCCGCGCCGTGAGCATGATGCCTTTCTCCACTCTGTGGGCCGCACTTTTCTTCATCATGATCGTGTTCCTGGGGCTCGACAGCCAG TTCGTGTGCGTTGAGAGCCTCGTGACAGCGATAGTCGACATGCATCCCACTTTGTTCAGACGTAAACACCGCAGGGAGCTCTTCCTCCTCGGGGTCAgcctcttctccttctttatGGGCCTCATCATGCTGACGGAG GGGGGCATGTATGTTTTCCAGCTCTTCGACTACTACGCGGCCAGCGGGATGTGTCTCCTCTTCATGTCCATCTTTGAGACCGTCTGCATCGCCTGGGTCTACG GTGCGGACCGTTTTTATGACAACATTGAGGACATGATTGGTTACCGCCCGGGTCCTTATATCAAGTATTGTTGGAGGTTCTTCACCCCGGCCACGTGCATC GGTACCTTTGCTTTCTCCCTCATTAAATACACCCCCCTGAAGTACAATAATGAGTATGTGTACCCCTGGTGGGGCTACGCCATTGGTTGGCTGCTTGCACTCTCCTCTATGGTCTGCATTCCGCTTTGGATGGTGTACAAGATCGGTACATCCCAAGGGACAATGAAAGAG CGCATCCAGGTGCTAATCAAGCCATCTGACAGCTTACCCAAAACCAAGCGGGAGCAGGAGCGACTACTGGCCATCTTTGCTCCAGAGGATGTCGCCAACACAACCAACGGCTACCACCCCGTCCCCGAGAGAGACTCCAGCTTATGA